Proteins encoded in a region of the Rhodococcus sp. SBT000017 genome:
- the nhaA gene encoding Na+/H+ antiporter NhaA, translating to MTDSSSSKTRLPLFSRGSWSEADRVAQILRKETVGGALLLVATLVALIWANSPWSAAYDSLMSTRVGPSALHLDLTLSTWAADGLLAIFFFVVGLELKREFVAGDLREPARAALPVAAAIGGMAVPAIIFVLINLGTGDGALLGWAIPTATDIAFAVAVLAVISTHLPTALRTFLLTLAVVDDLLAVSVIAIFYTDDINFVALGLTLIPLALFAVAVQMRVRSWWILIPLAVVTWVLMHESGVHATVAGVLLGFAVPVLRSKAAGGPDAGPGLAEHFEHKIRPISAGIAVPIFAFCAAGVTVGGFSGLASALTDPIAIGIIAGLVIGKAIGIFGTTYLVSRFTRATLDAGLKWLDVLGVSMLAGIGFTVSLLIGDLAFGEGTQRDDHVKVGVLAGSVIAASLAALILRSRNKAYRAIHIEETRDDNHDGIPDVYQNEK from the coding sequence GTGACAGATTCATCCAGCTCCAAAACGCGATTGCCGTTGTTCTCTCGCGGCTCGTGGTCCGAGGCAGACCGGGTTGCGCAAATTCTGCGCAAGGAGACGGTCGGCGGCGCATTGCTCCTCGTCGCCACCCTTGTCGCCTTGATATGGGCCAACTCACCCTGGTCCGCTGCCTACGACTCGTTGATGAGCACCCGCGTCGGGCCCTCGGCGCTACACCTCGACCTCACCCTGTCGACGTGGGCCGCCGACGGACTGCTGGCCATCTTCTTCTTCGTCGTCGGACTCGAACTGAAGCGAGAATTCGTCGCAGGAGATCTTCGCGAACCGGCACGCGCGGCCCTTCCAGTCGCCGCCGCGATCGGCGGAATGGCCGTTCCAGCAATCATTTTCGTGCTGATCAACCTCGGCACCGGTGACGGTGCACTGCTCGGCTGGGCAATCCCGACGGCAACCGACATCGCGTTCGCCGTCGCCGTTCTCGCCGTGATCAGCACCCATCTGCCCACTGCGCTGCGAACCTTCCTGCTGACGCTGGCCGTCGTCGACGACCTTCTGGCCGTCAGCGTCATCGCCATCTTCTACACCGACGACATCAACTTCGTCGCCCTCGGCTTGACGCTCATTCCGCTCGCGCTGTTCGCCGTTGCCGTGCAGATGCGCGTCCGGTCGTGGTGGATCCTCATCCCGTTGGCTGTGGTGACGTGGGTTCTGATGCACGAGTCCGGCGTCCACGCCACGGTCGCAGGCGTTCTGCTCGGCTTCGCCGTCCCGGTCCTGCGCAGCAAGGCTGCCGGCGGTCCGGACGCAGGACCCGGCCTCGCCGAACACTTCGAGCACAAGATTCGGCCCATCTCCGCGGGCATCGCAGTGCCGATCTTCGCATTCTGCGCAGCAGGCGTGACCGTCGGCGGATTCTCCGGCCTGGCCAGCGCGCTGACCGATCCGATCGCCATCGGCATCATCGCCGGCCTCGTGATCGGCAAGGCCATCGGCATCTTCGGCACCACCTACCTCGTCTCTCGCTTCACCCGGGCCACACTCGACGCCGGACTCAAATGGCTCGATGTGCTCGGTGTCTCGATGCTCGCGGGTATCGGATTCACGGTGTCGCTGCTGATCGGTGACCTGGCCTTCGGCGAGGGAACCCAGCGCGACGACCACGTGAAGGTAGGCGTGCTCGCCGGTTCGGTCATCGCCGCATCGCTGGCCGCCCTCATCCTGCGCAGCCGCAACAAGGCCTACCGCGCCATCCACATCGAAGAAACACGCGACGACAACCACGACGGCATTCCGGACGTGTACCAGAACGAGAAGTAG
- the macS gene encoding MacS family sensor histidine kinase, whose translation MRTADRVGTTLSSSDPDTPLWRASQAFRLITLVYAVSYQAATVDNYTNPRLSWFLVALMAVWSGASALMLARASLPRWQVVLADQVIVIALMASTRLVADYDWYSTRQTLPTTLWATNAVISAAILLGPKGGIASGVAMSVVSALVRDRFDSDLWSDATAPVLLSAGLALGLASNTARRAHEELRRAARSAAITEERERLARQVHDGVLQVLALVRRRGLEIGGPAAELAELAGEQEVALRVLISEQAAPRGDHTGSIVDVRALLRTQAGTSISVSTPADPVLVESDVAEELAAVVATALSNVELHAGTDAKAYVLLEDVDGELIVSIRDDGRGIPAGRLAAAEAEGRMGVSKSILGRVESLGGTAILDTEEGEGTEWEIRIPRAKGPG comes from the coding sequence ATGCGGACGGCTGACCGGGTAGGCACCACGCTGTCCTCCTCCGATCCCGACACCCCGCTCTGGCGGGCCTCGCAGGCCTTTCGTCTGATCACGCTCGTCTACGCGGTCAGTTATCAGGCTGCGACCGTGGACAACTACACCAACCCGCGGCTGAGCTGGTTCCTCGTCGCCCTGATGGCCGTGTGGTCAGGAGCATCGGCGCTGATGCTCGCGCGCGCGTCACTTCCGCGCTGGCAGGTGGTCCTCGCCGATCAGGTCATCGTGATCGCGCTGATGGCATCGACGAGATTGGTCGCCGACTACGACTGGTACAGCACCCGCCAGACTCTGCCGACCACACTGTGGGCCACCAACGCCGTCATCTCCGCTGCAATCCTGTTGGGCCCCAAGGGCGGAATCGCATCCGGGGTGGCGATGTCGGTGGTCAGCGCACTCGTCCGCGACCGCTTCGACTCCGACCTCTGGTCCGACGCCACCGCGCCGGTGCTGCTCTCGGCCGGACTGGCACTGGGATTGGCGTCGAACACCGCCCGGCGCGCCCACGAAGAATTGCGTCGTGCAGCACGATCGGCCGCGATCACCGAAGAGCGAGAACGGCTGGCCCGGCAGGTGCACGACGGAGTGCTGCAGGTACTGGCACTGGTGCGACGGCGAGGCCTCGAAATTGGCGGGCCGGCAGCCGAACTCGCCGAGCTGGCCGGCGAGCAGGAAGTCGCTCTGCGCGTGCTGATCTCGGAACAGGCGGCTCCGCGCGGCGATCACACCGGCTCGATCGTCGATGTCAGGGCACTGCTGCGAACGCAGGCGGGCACCTCGATCTCCGTCTCGACGCCTGCCGACCCGGTGCTGGTCGAATCCGACGTCGCCGAGGAACTCGCCGCTGTCGTGGCAACCGCACTGTCCAACGTCGAGCTCCACGCGGGAACCGATGCGAAGGCCTACGTGTTGCTCGAGGACGTCGACGGGGAACTGATCGTCAGTATCCGCGACGACGGCCGCGGAATCCCTGCCGGACGGCTCGCCGCCGCCGAAGCCGAAGGGCGGATGGGCGTCTCGAAATCGATACTCGGCCGCGTCGAATCTCTCGGCGGTACTGCGATACTCGACACCGAGGAGGGTGAGGGCACCGAATGGGAGATCCGCATTCCGCGAGCGAAGGGACCGGGATGA
- a CDS encoding adenylate/guanylate cyclase domain-containing protein, whose translation MLSMLIANVFGAVLVFAFVRYGLPIPESESIVADRVRNVYIFGAYLLVALVVSLIYAYFLLRSVIRWQLRGGPPTRKEQMTTLHAPLRQAIVHLILWIIGGIIFVLLTIAEMPSLSIAVIVTVGMAATVTFGFTYMLGERILRPVAALALSEGRFDRTMTPGVGTRMAMTWGLGTLMPVIGIILLCATQLTTDLVFSPNALAVAIILLSVLAIVQAFVLSMLTASQISDPISQLHSAIERVQRGETDVEVDVFDGSEIGRLQVGFNRMMEESAERRVLRELFGQHVGEDVARRALQFGTELGGETRFVAVLFVDMVGSTATASERPPSEVVVLLNEFFRVVVDVVGRHHGFVNKFMGDAALAIFGAPLDRPDAPTAALAAARELRFALDEITGLDIGIGVSAGLAVAGNIGASERFEYTVIGDPVNEASRLTELAKLRPGRVLASTSALYFADDEEQEQWELGDQVQLRGRRRATHLAWPVEYPDSSSSDG comes from the coding sequence ATGCTCTCGATGCTCATCGCCAATGTCTTCGGTGCGGTCCTCGTGTTCGCCTTCGTGCGATACGGCCTGCCCATCCCCGAATCGGAATCGATCGTCGCCGACCGCGTCCGCAACGTGTACATCTTCGGGGCTTATCTACTGGTGGCCCTGGTCGTCAGCCTGATCTACGCGTACTTCCTCCTGCGCTCGGTGATCAGGTGGCAGCTCCGCGGTGGCCCACCCACCCGCAAGGAACAGATGACGACGCTGCACGCGCCGTTGCGTCAGGCGATCGTGCACCTCATCCTGTGGATCATCGGCGGCATCATCTTCGTGCTGCTGACCATTGCGGAGATGCCGTCGCTGTCCATCGCCGTCATCGTCACCGTCGGCATGGCGGCCACCGTGACGTTCGGATTCACGTACATGCTCGGCGAGCGAATCCTGCGACCGGTCGCGGCACTGGCGTTGAGCGAGGGTCGATTCGACCGCACGATGACGCCCGGCGTCGGTACCCGCATGGCCATGACGTGGGGTCTGGGCACCTTGATGCCCGTCATCGGCATCATCCTGCTGTGCGCGACGCAGCTGACCACCGATCTGGTGTTCTCTCCCAACGCGCTCGCCGTGGCCATCATCCTGCTCAGCGTGCTGGCCATCGTGCAGGCGTTCGTGCTCTCGATGCTCACCGCGAGCCAGATCTCCGACCCGATCAGCCAGCTGCACAGCGCCATCGAGCGTGTTCAGCGCGGCGAGACCGACGTCGAGGTCGATGTGTTCGACGGCTCCGAGATCGGCCGCCTGCAGGTGGGCTTCAACCGAATGATGGAGGAATCGGCCGAGCGACGCGTCCTGCGAGAGCTGTTCGGCCAACACGTCGGTGAGGACGTGGCGCGTCGGGCATTGCAGTTCGGAACCGAGCTCGGCGGCGAGACACGATTCGTCGCAGTGCTGTTCGTCGACATGGTCGGATCGACCGCCACCGCCTCCGAGCGCCCACCGAGTGAGGTCGTGGTGTTGCTCAACGAGTTCTTCCGGGTGGTCGTCGACGTCGTCGGGCGTCATCACGGGTTCGTCAACAAATTCATGGGCGACGCGGCCCTCGCGATCTTCGGGGCCCCACTGGATCGTCCCGACGCACCGACCGCCGCGCTCGCTGCTGCCCGTGAACTGCGTTTCGCGCTGGACGAGATCACCGGGCTCGACATCGGCATCGGTGTGTCCGCGGGGCTGGCTGTCGCCGGCAACATCGGTGCGTCGGAGCGCTTCGAGTACACGGTCATCGGAGACCCGGTCAACGAGGCGTCGCGACTGACCGAGCTGGCGAAACTGCGTCCCGGACGCGTCCTGGCGTCGACCTCGGCCCTGTACTTCGCCGACGACGAGGAACAGGAACAGTGGGAGCTGGGAGACCAGGTGCAACTGCGTGGTCGACGACGTGCGACCCATCTGGCCTGGCCGGTGGAGTATCCCGATTCCTCCTCGAGCGACGGTTAG
- a CDS encoding CrcB family protein — translation MFPHASGGWPLTTFAINIVGAFLLGVLLEGLSRLGPDTHWRQQVRLLVGTGMLGSFTTYSALAADTDLLLRGHQWWPAVSYAAGTVLAGLVATAAGIALAARLRSQPSEATR, via the coding sequence TTGTTTCCGCATGCCTCGGGTGGCTGGCCGCTGACGACCTTCGCCATCAACATCGTCGGGGCGTTTCTGCTGGGTGTTCTCCTCGAGGGATTGTCCCGCCTCGGCCCCGACACGCACTGGCGACAACAGGTTCGCCTGCTGGTGGGCACCGGGATGCTCGGGTCGTTCACCACCTACAGCGCTCTCGCTGCCGACACGGATCTGCTTCTGCGCGGACATCAGTGGTGGCCGGCCGTGAGCTATGCCGCAGGCACCGTGCTGGCAGGCCTGGTAGCCACGGCTGCGGGAATCGCGCTTGCCGCGCGACTGCGGTCCCAGCCCTCGGAGGCAACTCGATGA
- the crcB gene encoding fluoride efflux transporter CrcB, whose protein sequence is MTTLWIACAGSAGAIARFVLDGVIRQWRKSEFPWATAIINVTGSLILGFVTGLVLFHGPSQELQQIMGVGFCGGYTTFSTASMETVRLLQRREYLLGVVNGAGTLLMTVTAGAAGLALASL, encoded by the coding sequence ATGACAACACTGTGGATCGCCTGCGCCGGCAGTGCCGGAGCGATCGCCCGATTCGTGCTCGACGGAGTGATACGGCAGTGGCGGAAATCGGAATTCCCTTGGGCGACAGCGATCATCAATGTCACCGGATCGCTGATACTCGGATTCGTCACCGGGCTGGTCCTTTTCCACGGTCCGTCCCAGGAGCTCCAGCAGATAATGGGCGTTGGGTTCTGCGGCGGATACACCACTTTCAGCACCGCCAGCATGGAGACGGTGCGGCTGTTACAACGCCGGGAATACCTACTCGGCGTCGTCAACGGTGCCGGCACCTTGCTGATGACCGTCACCGCCGGCGCTGCCGGTCTCGCACTGGCGTCACTCTGA
- a CDS encoding AI-2E family transporter has translation MHPLVRVGAEWTWRLLVLFAGFITFAYVVAKLSTVVIPLGLALLASAMLVPVVDWMHRRGVPRAVAVIVVIIASIGVVAGIMTFIVEQFIEGLPQVGDQFTQSINSVEEWLSNGPLHISEDQIRQATDSLVKVIQDNQEAVTSGALTTATVIGEILTGAALTLFILIFFLYGGDQVWQFVTRLAPTSARRRIRTAGIQGFGSLVGYVRATVAVAAADAIGIGAGLAILGVPLALPLASLVFIGAFIPIIGAVLTGFVAVFIALVTKGLITAVITLGIVVAVMQLEGHVLQPLLLGRAVRLHPLAVVLSITVGILLAGIVGGLLAVPIVAVLNTAVRSLLADDPDEVYEELEVPDPLYSAEPSNPDTPPGSDEPDRLARGELTIPKSDNDADG, from the coding sequence GTGCATCCGCTGGTGCGGGTCGGGGCGGAATGGACGTGGCGACTGCTTGTCCTGTTTGCCGGATTCATCACTTTTGCCTACGTTGTGGCCAAGCTCAGCACCGTCGTGATTCCGTTGGGCCTCGCGCTGCTGGCGTCGGCGATGCTCGTGCCGGTCGTCGATTGGATGCACCGGCGCGGAGTGCCGCGGGCCGTCGCGGTGATCGTCGTGATCATCGCCAGTATCGGCGTCGTCGCCGGGATCATGACCTTCATCGTCGAGCAGTTCATCGAAGGTCTGCCGCAGGTGGGTGATCAATTCACCCAATCCATCAACAGCGTCGAGGAATGGCTCAGCAACGGGCCGCTGCACATCAGCGAGGATCAGATCAGGCAGGCCACGGACAGCCTCGTCAAGGTCATCCAGGACAACCAGGAAGCGGTCACCAGTGGAGCGCTGACCACCGCCACGGTGATCGGTGAAATCCTCACCGGCGCGGCACTCACCCTGTTCATCCTCATCTTCTTCCTGTACGGCGGTGATCAGGTTTGGCAGTTCGTGACCCGGCTGGCACCGACATCGGCCCGCAGAAGAATCCGCACCGCGGGCATCCAGGGCTTCGGGTCCCTGGTGGGATACGTCCGGGCGACGGTTGCCGTCGCGGCCGCCGATGCCATCGGCATCGGAGCCGGGCTGGCCATTCTCGGTGTGCCACTGGCACTTCCACTGGCCTCGTTGGTGTTCATCGGAGCGTTCATCCCGATCATCGGTGCGGTGCTGACCGGATTCGTCGCGGTGTTCATCGCACTGGTCACCAAGGGCCTGATCACCGCGGTGATCACCCTCGGCATCGTGGTGGCCGTCATGCAGCTCGAAGGCCATGTGCTGCAACCACTCCTGCTGGGCCGCGCCGTGCGATTGCACCCGTTGGCGGTGGTCCTGTCCATCACCGTCGGCATTCTGCTCGCGGGCATCGTCGGAGGCCTGCTGGCGGTGCCGATCGTCGCCGTCCTCAACACCGCCGTGCGGTCGCTGCTCGCCGACGACCCGGACGAGGTCTACGAGGAACTCGAGGTGCCCGACCCGCTGTATTCCGCCGAGCCGAGCAATCCGGACACTCCACCCGGGAGTGACGAGCCGGATCGACTTGCCAGGGGAGAGCTGACAATTCCGAAATCTGACAACGATGCGGACGGCTGA
- a CDS encoding APC family permease, giving the protein MTQPLARRLGLLDAVVIGVGSMVGAGVFASFAPASAVAGAGLLIGLAIAAVVAFCNATSSAQLAAQYPTSGGTYVYGRERLGAWPGFLAGWTFVIGKTASSAAMALVFAAYVAPAGYTELVAVLAVALLTTVNYFGITRTASLTKVLVTAVLAVLLVGVVLGLTGSRGPGVDNFGPVTDHGWYGILQSAGLLFFAFAGYARIATLGEEVTRPERTIPRAIVSALGIALVVYAVVALTLLSVLGPELLASSSAPLVDLVVASGHSWASPVMRVGAGLAALGALLALIAGIGRTSLAMARHDDLPAYLAAVHPRYSVPHRAEITLAVIVVVLVMMVDLRDAIGFSSFGVLLYYLVANLSAYTQDAEHRRYPRALQILGSIGCVVLIATLPVTAITVGTVVVVLGVAYRFLRVRQLFT; this is encoded by the coding sequence ATGACACAGCCGCTGGCCCGTCGACTCGGTCTTCTCGACGCCGTCGTCATCGGTGTCGGCTCGATGGTCGGAGCAGGGGTGTTCGCGTCGTTCGCCCCCGCGTCCGCCGTCGCAGGTGCCGGCCTTCTCATCGGTCTTGCCATTGCTGCGGTCGTGGCGTTCTGCAACGCGACGTCCTCGGCCCAGCTGGCCGCTCAGTATCCGACGTCGGGCGGCACATACGTCTACGGCCGTGAGCGGCTCGGTGCGTGGCCGGGTTTTCTGGCCGGGTGGACGTTCGTCATCGGCAAGACTGCGAGTTCGGCGGCCATGGCATTGGTTTTCGCGGCCTACGTCGCACCCGCGGGATACACCGAACTCGTTGCCGTGCTCGCTGTTGCGCTACTGACAACGGTGAACTACTTCGGCATCACTCGCACTGCGTCGCTGACCAAAGTTCTGGTCACCGCGGTACTCGCCGTACTTCTCGTCGGGGTCGTTCTCGGGCTCACCGGCTCCAGGGGTCCGGGTGTCGACAACTTCGGGCCCGTCACCGACCACGGGTGGTACGGCATTCTGCAGTCGGCGGGGTTGCTGTTCTTCGCTTTCGCGGGCTACGCGCGCATCGCCACGCTCGGTGAGGAAGTCACCCGGCCGGAACGGACCATTCCGCGTGCCATCGTGTCCGCCCTCGGTATCGCGCTCGTGGTCTATGCGGTGGTTGCGTTGACACTGCTGTCGGTTCTCGGCCCCGAACTCCTGGCCTCGTCGTCTGCCCCATTGGTCGATCTCGTCGTTGCATCGGGACATTCGTGGGCGTCGCCGGTGATGCGAGTCGGTGCCGGCCTGGCTGCGCTGGGGGCGTTGCTCGCGCTGATCGCGGGCATCGGCCGCACATCGCTGGCGATGGCCCGCCACGACGACCTGCCGGCGTACCTGGCCGCGGTCCACCCCCGCTACTCGGTTCCGCATCGCGCCGAGATCACCCTCGCAGTGATCGTCGTCGTGCTGGTCATGATGGTCGACCTGCGTGACGCCATCGGCTTCTCGTCGTTCGGGGTGTTGCTGTACTACCTGGTGGCCAACCTCAGCGCGTACACCCAGGATGCCGAACACCGCCGCTACCCACGGGCCCTTCAGATCCTCGGCAGCATCGGGTGCGTGGTGCTGATCGCCACGCTGCCGGTGACGGCCATCACCGTCGGAACCGTCGTGGTCGTGCTCGGTGTCGCGTACCGCTTTCTTCGGGTTCGACAACTGTTCACTTGA
- a CDS encoding DUF3054 domain-containing protein, translated as MVRVKFRSPVVAAVIDVLMVVLFAAIGRRSHAEATALSGLFHTAWPFVVGAAIGWVVAFALYRNKFDAFLIVPTGIVVWVMTVVAGMVLRALTGQGTAGSFIVVATLSTAVLLLGWRALAKFVPSVR; from the coding sequence GTGGTGCGCGTGAAGTTTCGTTCCCCAGTAGTTGCTGCCGTCATCGATGTGCTCATGGTCGTGTTGTTCGCCGCGATCGGTCGCCGCAGTCACGCGGAGGCAACCGCGTTGTCCGGCCTGTTCCACACCGCCTGGCCGTTCGTCGTCGGTGCCGCCATCGGCTGGGTCGTCGCGTTCGCTCTGTACCGCAACAAGTTCGACGCGTTCCTCATCGTCCCGACGGGAATCGTGGTGTGGGTGATGACGGTTGTCGCGGGCATGGTGCTGCGGGCGCTGACCGGGCAGGGAACTGCCGGATCGTTCATCGTCGTCGCCACATTGTCCACCGCAGTTCTGCTGCTCGGCTGGCGCGCACTGGCCAAGTTCGTGCCCAGCGTTCGGTGA
- a CDS encoding YceI family protein: MTTAIALPELTAGTWAIDAAHSTVGFTVRHLVVSKVRGRFQTFTGTITVDADGTPSVDAEIDVASITTDNAQRDGHLKTADFFEVEKFPTATFKSTSVKADGGDFIVTGDFTLHGVTNSIDLKLEFNGVNAGMGNGPVAGFEASTVINRKDFGISIDMPLEGGGAVVGDKITLNLEIEAGLQA; the protein is encoded by the coding sequence ATGACCACCGCCATCGCACTTCCCGAGCTCACCGCAGGCACCTGGGCCATCGACGCAGCCCACTCCACCGTCGGATTCACCGTCCGCCACCTGGTCGTCAGCAAGGTCCGTGGCCGCTTCCAGACCTTCACCGGCACCATCACCGTCGACGCCGATGGCACCCCGTCCGTGGACGCCGAGATCGACGTCGCCTCCATCACCACCGACAACGCGCAGCGCGACGGCCACCTCAAGACCGCTGACTTCTTCGAGGTCGAGAAGTTCCCCACCGCGACGTTCAAGTCCACCTCGGTCAAGGCCGACGGCGGAGACTTCATCGTCACCGGTGACTTCACCCTCCACGGCGTCACCAACTCCATCGACCTGAAGCTCGAGTTCAACGGCGTCAACGCCGGCATGGGCAACGGACCGGTCGCCGGCTTCGAGGCCAGCACCGTCATCAACCGCAAGGACTTCGGCATCAGCATCGACATGCCCCTCGAAGGCGGCGGCGCAGTCGTCGGCGACAAGATCACGCTGAACCTCGAAATCGAAGCCGGCCTGCAGGCATAA
- a CDS encoding helix-turn-helix transcriptional regulator translates to MSNQDRPPVDGECCSPLTREPLTVDWAGDLARMFKALGDPVRLRLLSLVASHAGGEACVCDISPAFDLSQPTISHHLKVLREAGLLDCERRGTWVYYSVIPAALQQLSAVLNAAESTEVMA, encoded by the coding sequence ATGTCGAATCAAGACCGGCCGCCCGTCGACGGCGAGTGCTGCTCGCCGCTGACCCGCGAGCCCCTCACCGTGGACTGGGCCGGAGATCTGGCCCGCATGTTCAAAGCACTGGGAGATCCCGTCCGACTGCGATTGCTCAGCCTCGTCGCCAGCCACGCAGGCGGCGAAGCCTGCGTCTGCGATATCTCCCCCGCATTCGACCTCTCTCAACCCACCATCTCCCACCACCTCAAGGTGCTCCGCGAGGCGGGACTGCTCGACTGTGAACGGCGCGGAACCTGGGTGTATTACTCGGTGATTCCCGCTGCCCTGCAGCAACTTTCCGCAGTGCTGAACGCTGCAGAGTCCACGGAGGTCATGGCATGA
- a CDS encoding YbhN family protein, translating to MPDPSSTRGPTVRRPRNRLRWVKWIAGIALVALLVGEAVYLWPRLHESWAAVREIHWGWLAACVFAQAVSLSAFGRVQKQLLDAGGVKVRQRKSVAVIYGSTAMALTLPAGQVFSTAFTYRETRRWGASPVVASWQLAISGVIAAAGLAVLGLAGGLVVGSSFNTFTVVLPIAGVIAIVAAVRYISNHPESIKSIARWGLHRYNAFRNHELDAGAEGIDKIIGQIQSVQLGKRDGALTLSWSAVHRLADVACLAFACFAVGADPRLSGLLIAFAAGKAVGSVPLAPGGLVVVDATLIAFLTSAASISASQAVASALVYRGVSFILVAIVGWIVFLVLFRKHQHADLEFDIELEQQETAALEQQETAELRRNEEIRDAKGDPETA from the coding sequence GTGCCCGACCCCAGCTCCACCCGCGGACCCACTGTGCGGCGTCCGCGAAACCGACTCCGGTGGGTCAAGTGGATCGCCGGCATCGCCTTGGTGGCACTGCTGGTGGGTGAGGCCGTCTACCTGTGGCCGCGGCTGCACGAATCCTGGGCCGCGGTCCGCGAAATCCATTGGGGTTGGCTTGCGGCCTGTGTCTTCGCGCAAGCGGTGTCGCTGAGCGCTTTCGGCAGGGTGCAGAAGCAGTTGCTCGACGCAGGTGGAGTGAAAGTACGCCAGCGCAAGTCCGTCGCCGTCATCTACGGCAGCACCGCCATGGCGCTCACCCTCCCCGCAGGTCAGGTGTTCTCCACGGCGTTCACGTATCGCGAGACACGCCGCTGGGGAGCGAGCCCGGTCGTCGCGTCGTGGCAGCTGGCCATCTCGGGCGTGATCGCCGCGGCAGGACTGGCCGTGCTCGGCCTGGCAGGCGGACTGGTGGTCGGCAGCTCGTTCAACACGTTCACCGTGGTGCTCCCGATCGCAGGTGTCATCGCCATCGTCGCCGCCGTTCGCTACATCTCCAATCACCCCGAGTCGATCAAGAGCATCGCGCGCTGGGGATTGCACAGATACAACGCGTTCCGCAATCACGAGCTCGACGCGGGTGCCGAGGGGATCGACAAGATCATCGGCCAGATCCAATCCGTTCAGCTCGGCAAACGCGACGGCGCGCTCACTCTGTCGTGGTCCGCCGTGCATCGACTCGCGGACGTCGCCTGCCTGGCGTTCGCGTGCTTCGCCGTCGGCGCGGATCCGCGACTGTCCGGATTGCTCATCGCCTTCGCTGCGGGCAAGGCCGTCGGATCCGTTCCCCTCGCACCAGGTGGCCTGGTGGTCGTCGACGCGACCCTCATCGCGTTTCTCACCAGCGCTGCCTCGATCAGCGCATCGCAGGCCGTCGCGTCGGCCCTGGTGTACCGCGGCGTCAGTTTCATCCTCGTCGCCATCGTCGGGTGGATCGTGTTCCTCGTGCTGTTCCGCAAACACCAGCACGCCGATCTCGAATTCGACATCGAGCTGGAACAGCAGGAGACCGCAGCGCTCGAGCAGCAGGAGACCGCCGAGCTGCGGCGCAACGAGGAGATCCGCGACGCCAAAGGCGACCCGGAAACCGCGTAG